In one Arenibacter antarcticus genomic region, the following are encoded:
- a CDS encoding glycoside hydrolase family 9 protein, translated as MKSAIILFLTVILGHYSMASDTPKGPFIRINQIGYMLEEHKTAVVFSHSKVAETFELINVTTQKAEITLRPKKSKKEGWGTFDYYYELDFSNYITKGTYFIQGKNSKSRSNSFSIGNDAYHQKPDILLEFMRQQRCGYNPYFDMVCHQRDGRSAYGPMPEGTFVDATGGWHDAGDQLKYLITGSYATAHMLMAYELFPDTFEDRVNHLGQPIPNGIADVLDEAKWGLDWILKLHPGPDQLIHQIADDRDHIGWKMPDEDTSDYGWGPNSYRVAYFATGTPQGLNKYQSEATGVSNLAGRSAAALALASRIWRTELKDTVFATICLNAAKTLYQLGQEKEGFQQGNSYGAPYRYSEKSWADDMEWGAAELYKSTGKKEYLVEAKEYAVQANTVSWTAKDSVAHYEFYPFINLGHFALYDQVDDKFKETLAGYYKTGLEDNVKRALKNPYNIGVPFVWCSNNLLTSIITQGILYERMTGDKSYSQFVVAQRDWLFGRNPWGTSMFTKLPENGEYPLDVHTSTWALTQKEIPGGLVDGPVYASIFNSLKGLHLANPDEFKAFQNTYVVYHDDIGDYSTNEPTMDGTAGSIIMMAHWANMTKKE; from the coding sequence ATGAAAAGTGCCATCATTCTATTCCTAACCGTTATTTTAGGCCATTACTCCATGGCCAGCGATACTCCAAAAGGCCCCTTTATCCGGATCAATCAAATTGGATATATGTTAGAGGAACATAAAACGGCCGTTGTTTTCTCCCATTCCAAAGTAGCCGAAACTTTTGAACTGATCAATGTAACTACCCAAAAAGCGGAAATTACCCTAAGACCAAAAAAATCCAAAAAAGAGGGATGGGGTACATTCGACTATTATTATGAACTCGATTTTTCCAACTACATAACCAAGGGCACTTATTTTATTCAGGGTAAAAATTCTAAAAGTAGATCCAACTCCTTTTCCATTGGAAACGATGCCTACCATCAAAAGCCGGATATACTGCTAGAATTTATGAGACAACAACGTTGTGGTTACAATCCTTATTTTGATATGGTCTGTCACCAACGCGATGGTCGATCGGCCTATGGTCCTATGCCAGAGGGGACCTTTGTGGACGCCACTGGAGGATGGCACGACGCCGGGGATCAACTTAAGTACCTAATTACAGGAAGTTACGCCACTGCCCATATGCTGATGGCCTATGAATTGTTTCCGGACACCTTTGAAGATCGAGTAAACCACTTGGGACAGCCTATCCCCAATGGAATTGCCGATGTTTTGGACGAGGCGAAATGGGGATTGGACTGGATATTAAAACTACACCCAGGTCCCGACCAACTGATCCATCAAATTGCGGACGATCGCGACCATATTGGCTGGAAAATGCCCGATGAGGACACCTCCGATTACGGATGGGGACCCAACAGTTATAGGGTTGCCTATTTCGCTACGGGCACACCACAAGGCCTAAACAAATATCAAAGCGAAGCCACAGGCGTATCCAATTTGGCAGGGAGATCTGCTGCGGCTCTTGCCCTAGCATCCAGAATATGGAGAACGGAATTAAAAGATACCGTTTTTGCTACCATATGCCTAAATGCAGCAAAGACACTTTACCAATTAGGCCAAGAGAAAGAAGGGTTCCAGCAAGGAAATTCTTATGGCGCCCCCTATAGGTATTCAGAAAAATCATGGGCAGATGATATGGAATGGGGTGCAGCAGAACTTTACAAAAGCACCGGAAAAAAGGAGTATTTAGTAGAAGCCAAGGAATACGCGGTACAGGCCAACACCGTTTCCTGGACAGCAAAAGATTCTGTTGCTCATTATGAATTCTACCCCTTTATCAACTTAGGGCATTTTGCGCTATACGATCAGGTGGACGACAAATTTAAGGAGACCTTGGCGGGATATTACAAAACAGGATTGGAGGACAACGTAAAAAGAGCCTTAAAAAACCCTTATAATATTGGGGTCCCTTTTGTCTGGTGTTCCAATAATTTGCTTACCAGCATCATTACACAGGGAATTCTTTACGAAAGAATGACGGGCGACAAATCTTATAGTCAGTTTGTTGTAGCACAACGCGATTGGCTGTTTGGCAGAAACCCATGGGGCACCTCTATGTTCACCAAACTCCCGGAAAATGGGGAATATCCCTTGGATGTACACACTAGTACCTGGGCGCTGACCCAAAAAGAGATTCCTGGCGGACTGGTTGACGGACCAGTGTACGCTTCCATCTTTAATTCCTTAAAAGGCCTTCACCTCGCAAATCCTGATGAATTTAAAGCCTTTCAAAATACTTATGTAGTATACCATGATGATATTGGGGATTATTCTACCAACGAACCCACTATGGATGGGACCGCAGGATCTATCATCATGATGGCGCATTGGGCCAATATGACTAAAAAGGAATGA
- a CDS encoding polysaccharide deacetylase family protein — protein sequence MERIGVICWLLFLLAIQSKAQEISAEHYTSIHRALVRGDSTQKNISLVFTGDQFADGGSYLHQLLKKEKISASFFFTGNFYRNPKFNRLIKKLVRNGHYLGAHSNKHLLYCDWTQRDSLLVTQEEFSVDLLENYWEMAKYGIERKDAPYFLPPYEWYNNTIATWTQELGFTLVNMTHGTLSHADYTTPNHNNYRSSKIILESIIDYEERNCRGLNGFLLLVHIGTDPARTDKFYHYLPSLIAHLKNKGYQFTTVTQLLPQH from the coding sequence ATGGAGAGGATCGGAGTCATATGTTGGTTGTTATTTCTTTTAGCGATACAAAGTAAGGCCCAAGAAATATCGGCAGAGCACTATACTTCCATCCATAGGGCTTTGGTCCGAGGCGATAGCACCCAGAAAAACATTTCCCTTGTCTTTACTGGAGATCAATTTGCCGATGGCGGGTCCTACCTCCATCAACTTCTGAAGAAAGAAAAGATTTCCGCCTCCTTCTTTTTTACGGGTAATTTTTACCGAAATCCTAAATTTAATCGACTCATAAAAAAACTGGTCCGTAACGGACATTATCTAGGGGCACATTCTAATAAACACTTATTGTATTGCGATTGGACCCAGAGAGATAGCCTTTTGGTTACCCAAGAGGAATTTAGTGTAGACCTCCTAGAAAATTACTGGGAGATGGCTAAATATGGGATAGAAAGAAAGGATGCTCCTTATTTCCTCCCTCCTTATGAATGGTATAATAACACCATAGCCACATGGACCCAAGAACTAGGTTTCACCTTAGTCAATATGACCCACGGGACCTTGTCCCATGCAGATTACACTACCCCTAATCACAATAATTATCGTTCCAGTAAAATTATATTGGAAAGTATTATCGATTATGAAGAAAGAAACTGCAGGGGTTTAAATGGATTTCTATTGCTGGTGCACATTGGCACCGACCCTGCAAGGACCGATAAATTCTACCATTATTTACCCTCCTTAATCGCTCATTTAAAGAATAAAGGCTACCAATTCACCACTGTTACCCAACTTCTTCCACAACATTAA